A section of the Candidatus Nezhaarchaeota archaeon genome encodes:
- a CDS encoding protein translocase SEC61 complex subunit gamma, producing the protein MGRVLAGFRDFVDDVVRVLRVTRKPSKSEYFLLLRVSILGLAAIGLYGFLILYLSTVIATAIGF; encoded by the coding sequence ATGGGGAGGGTATTAGCAGGGTTCAGGGACTTCGTGGACGACGTAGTAAGGGTGTTGAGAGTAACCCGCAAGCCCTCGAAGTCAGAGTACTTTCTGCTACTCAGAGTAAGTATCCTAGGGCTAGCCGCCATAGGTCTCTACGGCTTCCTCATACTCTACCTGTCCACTGTAATAGCCACTGCCATTGGCTTCTAG
- the rpl12p gene encoding 50S ribosomal protein P1 produces the protein MEYVYAALLLHHAKKDITEEGLKKVLRSAGVEVDEVRVKALIAALREVNIEEAIKSASLPMAAPVVSVPAAAVTAATAPATHPSGTPAVKEEKKEKEKEEVSEEAIAEGLSALFG, from the coding sequence ATGGAGTACGTGTACGCTGCTTTGCTCCTTCACCATGCAAAGAAGGACATAACTGAGGAGGGGTTAAAGAAGGTCCTCCGATCAGCAGGCGTGGAGGTAGATGAAGTTAGGGTCAAGGCACTCATCGCCGCGCTAAGGGAGGTTAATATAGAGGAGGCTATCAAGTCCGCCTCGCTACCCATGGCTGCACCAGTAGTAAGTGTGCCAGCAGCTGCCGTTACGGCAGCCACAGCCCCAGCTACCCATCCCTCAGGCACTCCAGCAGTAAAGGAAGAGAAGAAGGAGAAAGAGAAAGAGGAGGTTTCTGAGGAAGCTATAGCCGAAGGGTTGAGCGCCCTCTTTGGCTAG
- a CDS encoding transcription elongation factor Spt5, with amino-acid sequence MASRVVKVTAQPAAFFYLVRTTVGQERNVMFIAEGRIKQGGIPIKALVCIEAFKGYVLVEADAPHHAERAFVNIKHVRGVSPRKVSLSEIEGFLVPRPAIEGIDVSDVVEVVSGPFKGMRGRIVRIDKSKEEVTLELLEAPYALPIIVHADYVKVVEKKSKKVG; translated from the coding sequence TTGGCTTCTAGGGTGGTTAAAGTGACCGCTCAACCTGCAGCCTTCTTCTACCTAGTAAGGACGACCGTGGGGCAGGAGAGAAACGTTATGTTTATTGCCGAGGGGAGGATTAAGCAGGGCGGCATACCTATTAAGGCACTTGTGTGCATCGAGGCCTTTAAAGGCTATGTACTGGTCGAGGCTGACGCGCCCCATCACGCTGAGAGGGCCTTTGTCAACATTAAGCATGTTAGAGGCGTCTCTCCTCGCAAGGTAAGCCTATCGGAGATCGAGGGTTTCCTAGTGCCTAGGCCAGCCATTGAGGGAATAGACGTAAGCGACGTAGTCGAAGTGGTGAGCGGGCCGTTTAAGGGAATGAGGGGGAGGATAGTAAGGATAGATAAGAGTAAGGAGGAGGTTACTTTAGAGCTTCTCGAGGCCCCTTACGCTCTACCGATAATTGTCCATGCAGACTACGTAAAGGTAGTTGAGAAAAAGTCTAAGAAGGTGGGATGA
- a CDS encoding radical SAM protein: MRVLIVDGYSDEPAGLGVPPYLDVYARYVAGALWEAEPRAEVVYLTIDQVRSNTRRYVEVAKGCDLVAFIAGVCVPGKYLGGEPIKLRELKELPSLVEGPLKVLGGPAARFGIGLEGGRVAKLPSEVQDVFDLIVTGDVEVVVSDLLREKLRVDKVDPARLREGFEEVDEKAVRGARIVRQHPCYGKNLVIEVETYRGCPRFITRGCSFCVEPLYGHPVFRAPKGVASEVAALYAEGVNRFRLGRQPDILCYMAKGVGEVEFPEPSPEALEKLFRAVRAAAPMVKTLHIDNVNPGTIVAHPERSEEALKVIVKYHTPGDVAAMGVESVDPAVVKANNLKVDFEGALKAMEVVNKVGRERGYSGLPHLLPGVNFVYGLINESKETFELNLEVMKEALRRGLLVRRVNIRQVMPLPGTRMWEVGNRVIRRHKALFKSYKLRMRSEFDRPMLKKLLPHWTILRDVYVETYDKSLTYARQPGSYPVLVCIRAKLELGRYRDFFVADHGYRSVTGAPYPLNINSIDRKLLESLPGIGTKRAARIIASRPFKRLKDLEIVLGDPQLALSLHQVSLIPQ; this comes from the coding sequence ATGCGCGTGCTGATAGTCGATGGCTATAGCGATGAGCCAGCAGGCCTCGGAGTGCCTCCGTACCTGGATGTATACGCTAGGTACGTAGCCGGAGCTCTCTGGGAGGCTGAGCCAAGGGCTGAGGTGGTCTACTTGACCATAGATCAGGTTAGAAGCAATACGAGGAGGTACGTTGAGGTAGCTAAGGGCTGCGACCTAGTAGCCTTCATAGCCGGGGTGTGCGTACCGGGGAAGTACCTAGGAGGGGAGCCGATTAAGTTAAGGGAGCTTAAAGAGCTCCCTAGCTTAGTCGAGGGACCGTTAAAGGTACTAGGAGGGCCAGCCGCTAGGTTTGGGATAGGGCTAGAGGGAGGGAGGGTCGCTAAGCTACCTTCTGAAGTCCAGGATGTGTTCGATCTCATCGTGACTGGAGACGTAGAGGTAGTGGTCTCTGACCTGCTACGTGAGAAACTTAGAGTGGACAAGGTGGACCCAGCGAGGCTTAGGGAGGGGTTTGAAGAGGTAGATGAGAAAGCAGTGAGGGGGGCGAGAATAGTTAGACAGCATCCTTGCTACGGAAAGAACTTAGTAATTGAGGTAGAGACTTACCGCGGATGCCCTCGCTTCATAACCAGGGGCTGCTCGTTCTGCGTAGAGCCTCTCTACGGGCACCCTGTTTTTCGAGCACCTAAAGGCGTAGCTTCTGAGGTAGCCGCTCTATACGCTGAGGGTGTTAATAGGTTTAGGCTCGGTAGGCAGCCAGATATTCTTTGCTACATGGCTAAAGGAGTAGGTGAAGTAGAATTCCCCGAGCCCTCTCCAGAAGCCCTAGAAAAACTGTTTAGAGCTGTGAGAGCTGCCGCCCCGATGGTAAAGACGCTGCACATAGACAACGTAAACCCTGGCACCATAGTTGCTCATCCAGAACGCTCTGAGGAGGCACTGAAGGTAATAGTCAAGTACCACACACCTGGCGACGTAGCCGCCATGGGGGTGGAGAGCGTAGACCCAGCAGTTGTTAAAGCGAATAACCTAAAGGTAGATTTTGAGGGGGCCCTCAAGGCAATGGAAGTGGTCAATAAGGTGGGCCGCGAGAGAGGATATAGCGGCTTGCCCCACCTACTGCCTGGGGTGAACTTCGTCTATGGCCTAATAAATGAGAGCAAAGAGACTTTTGAGCTAAACCTAGAGGTGATGAAAGAGGCCCTCAGGCGAGGCCTGCTAGTTAGGCGTGTGAACATTAGGCAGGTCATGCCCCTCCCGGGGACTAGGATGTGGGAAGTAGGGAATCGCGTCATTAGGAGGCATAAAGCTCTCTTTAAGTCATACAAGTTGAGGATGAGGAGTGAGTTTGATAGGCCGATGCTTAAGAAACTCCTCCCGCACTGGACGATACTTAGGGACGTCTACGTAGAGACCTACGATAAGAGCTTGACCTACGCCCGTCAGCCCGGCTCATATCCAGTGTTGGTCTGCATTAGGGCTAAGTTAGAGCTAGGGCGCTACAGGGATTTCTTCGTAGCAGACCATGGCTATAGGTCTGTGACAGGCGCCCCATACCCGCTCAATATAAATAGTATAGATAGGAAGCTCCTAGAAAGCTTACCTGGAATCGGGACTAAGAGGGCAGCGAGAATAATCGCCTCCCGCCCGTTTAAGAGGCTCAAGGACCTAGAGATAGTCCTAGGAGACCCTCAGCTAGCCCTCTCTCTACATCAGGTGTCTCTGATCCCTCAGTGA
- a CDS encoding 50S ribosomal protein L10, which translates to MKTLVRLSPRDRKEAIIKELQELIQRHRVIALADITGLRASQFQKLRVKLRGVAVVKVAKNTLVRRAVLNMAKAKPNIEKIVDLLSGGNAFVFTNESAFVLYKILERSKVTAKAKPGDKASRDVYIPAGNTGIPPGPILSVFKTLKVPTRIEEGAIHVAKDTLVLRKGDTIPREAADLLAKLGIEPIEVGLSIKAAYEDGVILTAKDLVLDIEAYRRQLAEAHSNALKLSIATYYPTVEVAPLILAKAHLEALSLGLRAAFPTREVVELMLKKAVAEASLLSSTLSLS; encoded by the coding sequence TTGAAGACGTTAGTTAGGCTCTCCCCTAGAGATAGAAAGGAGGCTATTATAAAAGAGCTTCAGGAGTTAATTCAGCGCCATCGAGTTATAGCGCTTGCTGACATCACCGGGCTGAGGGCTAGCCAGTTTCAGAAGCTCAGGGTTAAGCTCAGAGGGGTAGCGGTAGTCAAGGTGGCTAAGAACACCTTAGTGAGGAGGGCGGTCCTAAACATGGCTAAAGCTAAGCCAAACATCGAGAAGATAGTTGATTTACTAAGTGGGGGGAATGCGTTCGTCTTCACTAACGAGAGCGCGTTCGTGCTCTACAAGATACTTGAGCGTAGCAAGGTGACAGCTAAGGCAAAGCCCGGCGACAAGGCCTCCCGAGACGTATATATACCTGCAGGCAACACTGGCATACCTCCAGGCCCGATTCTAAGCGTATTTAAGACGCTGAAGGTGCCGACTAGAATAGAAGAAGGCGCTATTCATGTAGCCAAGGACACCTTAGTTCTACGTAAAGGAGACACCATTCCTAGGGAGGCCGCTGACCTATTGGCTAAGCTGGGGATAGAGCCTATTGAAGTAGGGCTGAGCATTAAGGCAGCCTACGAAGACGGGGTAATACTAACCGCTAAGGACCTAGTCCTCGATATAGAGGCTTATAGGAGGCAGCTGGCCGAAGCCCATAGTAACGCGCTTAAGCTAAGCATAGCTACCTATTACCCAACGGTAGAGGTAGCCCCGCTAATTTTGGCCAAGGCACACTTAGAAGCACTCAGCCTAGGCCTAAGAGCGGCCTTCCCAACGAGAGAGGTGGTCGAGCTAATGCTTAAGAAAGCAGTGGCTGAGGCTTCGCTACTTAGCTCCACCCTTTCGCTGAGCTAG
- a CDS encoding 50S ribosomal protein L11, whose amino-acid sequence MGAKKSFKFIVEGGKATAGPPIGPALGPLGLNLMDVVNEINRATKEFSGMKVPVEVEVNVDEKSFEVKVGTPTVAALIIRELKVEKGSSKPSLEKVGDLSMGQVVKIAKIKRTALLSKTLKGAVKEVLGTCLSMGVTVDGKDPRQVKREVDQGLYDEVLREERE is encoded by the coding sequence ATGGGGGCTAAGAAGTCGTTTAAGTTTATCGTGGAGGGGGGAAAGGCGACAGCCGGGCCCCCCATAGGACCAGCCCTAGGGCCGCTCGGCCTAAACCTCATGGATGTAGTTAACGAAATTAATAGAGCAACTAAGGAGTTCTCAGGGATGAAGGTTCCAGTTGAGGTGGAGGTTAACGTAGACGAGAAGTCCTTTGAGGTCAAGGTAGGAACACCCACTGTGGCCGCTCTTATTATCAGGGAGCTCAAGGTAGAGAAGGGGTCCTCTAAGCCTAGCCTAGAGAAGGTGGGAGACTTAAGCATGGGGCAAGTGGTGAAAATAGCTAAGATTAAGAGGACGGCGCTACTCTCAAAGACGCTCAAGGGGGCCGTTAAGGAGGTACTGGGCACCTGCTTAAGCATGGGGGTGACGGTGGATGGCAAGGACCCGAGGCAAGTTAAGAGAGAGGTAGACCAAGGTCTCTACGACGAGGTTCTTAGAGAGGAGAGAGAATGA
- the alaS gene encoding alanine--tRNA ligase, with amino-acid sequence MQPEEGQQLKFFLDNGFVRKACRNCGVYFWTLDEGRQDCGDSPCAKYDFIGRPPLKHKYSLREVRKAFLDFFERHAHTVVEPYPVVARWREDLYLTIASIALFQPFVTDGIVPPPANPLVVSQPCIRLLDIDRVGATAGRHLTIFEMGGAHAFNYEHDWKYWKDQTVELCHLFLTEDLGVSPELITYKEGFWEGGGNAGPDVEVCIKGLELATLVFMMYRVKDGSYEEMPVKVVDTGYGMERFAWISTGHPTAFHATYGPLLEEFERRLGIRGSIDWGLVASAVEGLSVYPAEESVSWGARVKVAKSLGVSPSELDYMLKSMEKLCTLLDHTKCLAFMLADGVVPSNAGEGYLARLVLRRAMRALRALKCSVGLKELVDLQLSYWGRDYPRLRERREVVLEEVELEEERYREALTRGRKVVEQRLSELVKRGVELMVELYDSHGVPPDLICEVAEERGVKVEVPSDFYALVAKLHEKPLAQKLEVKIPIESLRNLPATRLLFYESPYLMKFRAKVIRSLGDYVVLDSTCFYPEGGGQPCDIGELVVNGERVKVLEVFKEGDVVIHKTSRPIPEGTEVEGVVDEERRLSLMRHHTATHIIIGSARRVLGSSVWQAGAQKGVEQSRVDITFHRKITHEEVAEIERLANEVVMRSLPVRASFIEREVAEAIYGFTLYQGGVAPGRYIRVVEVAGWDAQACGGVHVANTGEVGPIRILRAYRIQDGVERLEFMAGIGAVKHFRSVDSQLAKTAEVLETPVERVAEAARQLKEELKKVRRELDRARTKVASLLSPILLKEAQRIGEVKLVKLIEDGAGREELIKIGEAVIKSEPMSVVILASKLSDGAAVVIMAGRKAIELGIHAGKLASRLCEALGGRGGGREELGQGGGPSLNQIEEALKVVEEEVKRSIRL; translated from the coding sequence ATGCAGCCCGAGGAAGGCCAGCAGCTCAAGTTCTTCTTAGATAACGGCTTCGTGCGCAAGGCCTGCAGGAACTGCGGAGTCTACTTTTGGACCCTTGACGAGGGGCGTCAAGACTGCGGCGATTCACCGTGTGCTAAGTATGATTTCATAGGGAGGCCTCCGCTTAAACACAAGTACTCTCTAAGGGAAGTGCGTAAGGCCTTCCTCGACTTCTTTGAGCGCCACGCTCACACTGTCGTTGAACCCTACCCTGTAGTAGCTAGGTGGAGAGAGGACCTGTACTTGACAATAGCTAGTATAGCCCTCTTCCAGCCCTTTGTAACGGACGGCATAGTCCCTCCGCCGGCAAACCCGCTCGTCGTCTCTCAGCCCTGCATTAGGCTCTTAGATATAGACCGCGTCGGAGCTACAGCCGGTAGGCACTTAACTATCTTTGAAATGGGGGGGGCGCATGCCTTTAACTATGAGCACGACTGGAAGTACTGGAAGGATCAAACTGTAGAGCTCTGCCACTTATTCCTAACAGAAGATCTAGGTGTAAGCCCAGAGCTAATTACATACAAGGAGGGGTTTTGGGAGGGCGGGGGAAACGCTGGCCCAGACGTAGAAGTTTGCATTAAGGGCCTAGAGCTAGCCACACTGGTCTTCATGATGTATCGAGTAAAGGACGGAAGCTACGAAGAGATGCCAGTTAAGGTAGTGGACACAGGCTACGGCATGGAGAGGTTCGCTTGGATCTCCACAGGCCATCCAACGGCATTCCATGCTACTTACGGCCCGCTCCTCGAAGAGTTTGAGAGGAGGCTAGGGATAAGGGGTTCGATCGACTGGGGTCTCGTGGCTTCAGCCGTAGAAGGGCTCTCAGTTTACCCTGCCGAGGAGAGCGTAAGCTGGGGAGCTAGGGTCAAGGTGGCTAAGTCCCTAGGCGTTAGTCCTAGCGAGCTAGATTACATGCTGAAGAGTATGGAGAAGCTCTGCACGCTCCTAGATCACACTAAGTGCCTAGCTTTCATGTTGGCCGACGGCGTAGTTCCTTCAAATGCAGGAGAAGGCTACTTAGCTAGGCTAGTCCTTAGGAGGGCTATGAGGGCGCTGAGGGCATTAAAATGTAGCGTAGGTCTCAAGGAGCTCGTCGACCTCCAGTTATCCTACTGGGGCAGGGACTACCCGAGGCTAAGGGAGAGGAGGGAGGTGGTGCTGGAAGAAGTAGAACTTGAGGAGGAGCGCTACAGAGAGGCCTTGACTAGAGGTAGGAAAGTAGTGGAACAGAGGCTAAGCGAGCTAGTTAAGCGAGGAGTTGAGTTAATGGTGGAGCTGTACGATTCGCACGGAGTTCCTCCAGACCTAATCTGTGAGGTGGCAGAGGAGAGAGGGGTGAAGGTAGAGGTGCCCAGCGACTTCTATGCGCTGGTCGCCAAGCTCCACGAGAAGCCCTTAGCCCAAAAACTGGAGGTGAAGATACCTATAGAGTCTCTTAGAAACCTACCGGCCACCAGGCTGCTGTTCTATGAGAGTCCGTACTTAATGAAGTTTAGGGCCAAGGTCATTAGGTCGCTGGGAGATTACGTCGTGCTAGACTCTACTTGCTTCTACCCTGAGGGCGGGGGGCAGCCTTGCGATATAGGGGAGCTAGTGGTTAATGGAGAGAGGGTTAAGGTCCTCGAGGTATTCAAGGAAGGAGACGTAGTCATTCACAAGACATCTAGACCTATACCTGAAGGAACGGAAGTAGAGGGGGTGGTTGACGAGGAGAGGAGGCTTAGCCTAATGCGCCATCACACAGCCACCCACATAATCATTGGCTCTGCCCGCAGAGTCCTAGGGAGCAGCGTATGGCAGGCTGGGGCTCAAAAAGGAGTAGAGCAAAGTCGAGTAGACATAACCTTCCACAGAAAAATAACACACGAAGAGGTGGCCGAGATTGAGCGATTAGCCAACGAGGTGGTCATGAGGAGCCTCCCAGTTAGAGCCAGCTTCATTGAAAGAGAGGTGGCTGAAGCCATTTACGGCTTTACCCTGTACCAAGGAGGGGTGGCGCCGGGTAGGTACATAAGAGTGGTTGAGGTGGCCGGATGGGACGCTCAAGCCTGCGGAGGGGTTCATGTAGCTAACACAGGCGAAGTAGGGCCGATTAGGATCCTGAGGGCCTACCGAATACAAGACGGTGTAGAGCGCCTAGAGTTCATGGCTGGAATAGGCGCCGTTAAGCACTTCCGAAGTGTAGACTCTCAGTTAGCAAAGACAGCCGAAGTCCTCGAGACTCCAGTTGAAAGAGTGGCTGAAGCAGCCCGGCAGTTAAAAGAGGAGCTAAAGAAAGTACGTAGGGAGCTAGATAGGGCAAGAACCAAGGTAGCCAGCTTGCTATCTCCTATTCTTCTCAAAGAAGCCCAGAGAATTGGAGAGGTGAAGTTAGTTAAGCTCATAGAGGATGGGGCTGGGCGTGAAGAGCTAATTAAGATAGGGGAGGCGGTCATTAAAAGCGAGCCTATGTCAGTCGTGATCCTAGCTTCAAAGCTTAGCGATGGAGCCGCCGTAGTAATCATGGCTGGGAGGAAGGCTATTGAGCTAGGGATCCACGCAGGCAAGCTAGCCTCAAGACTATGCGAAGCCCTTGGAGGGAGAGGCGGAGGGCGTGAAGAACTAGGCCAAGGGGGAGGCCCGAGCTTAAATCAAATCGAGGAAGCCTTGAAGGTAGTTGAAGAAGAGGTCAAGAGGTCAATACGCTTATAG
- the thiL gene encoding thiamine-phosphate kinase — translation MKLAELGERGFVKLVLKELREAGVEAGDDAVFIEIGGLRLAASCDMLVWSTDVPPGVTPYDVGWKAAVSCISDLVAKGARPLAVLLGLGLPASMEVSEALGIFKGAKEAAAEHGAILLGGDTNESPEGVVSVAGIGLLDGPPIRRTGARPGDYLATTGYFGLTGAALNMALRGLEPNDRKLRDKLRRALSKPRARLVEGLTLASLKAATASIDSSDGLAISLHQLAEASGVGFEVEHIPVAREAEDFAMEFGLDLLELALFGGEEYELIVTIPKGRWEEAVEAVRKAGGVLIKIGTTLQERGIYLLSESGARREIACRGWEHFKSARQS, via the coding sequence TTGAAGCTAGCTGAGCTTGGAGAAAGAGGCTTCGTAAAACTTGTCCTCAAGGAGCTTAGGGAGGCTGGAGTAGAGGCTGGTGATGACGCTGTTTTTATTGAGATAGGAGGCTTAAGACTAGCAGCTTCTTGCGACATGCTAGTGTGGAGTACCGACGTCCCGCCGGGCGTAACTCCCTATGACGTGGGGTGGAAGGCGGCAGTATCCTGTATAAGCGACTTAGTCGCCAAGGGGGCTAGACCATTGGCAGTACTCCTCGGCCTCGGCCTTCCAGCCTCGATGGAAGTCAGCGAGGCTCTAGGAATCTTTAAGGGGGCGAAGGAGGCCGCAGCTGAGCATGGCGCAATCCTACTAGGCGGTGATACTAACGAGTCTCCTGAAGGAGTGGTGAGCGTTGCTGGAATCGGCCTCCTAGACGGCCCTCCAATTAGGCGTACTGGGGCTAGGCCAGGGGACTACTTGGCTACTACTGGTTACTTTGGGCTAACGGGCGCTGCCCTCAACATGGCCCTTAGGGGTCTTGAGCCTAACGATAGAAAGCTTAGGGATAAATTAAGAAGGGCTCTGTCTAAGCCTAGGGCAAGGCTAGTAGAGGGGCTAACATTAGCCTCCTTAAAAGCTGCCACGGCCTCCATCGACTCTAGCGACGGCTTAGCCATAAGCCTACACCAGCTAGCAGAGGCAAGTGGCGTAGGCTTTGAAGTAGAGCACATCCCTGTCGCAAGGGAGGCTGAAGACTTCGCTATGGAGTTCGGCCTAGACCTCCTAGAGTTGGCTCTATTTGGTGGTGAAGAGTATGAATTAATCGTTACTATTCCTAAAGGTAGGTGGGAGGAGGCCGTTGAGGCTGTGAGGAAGGCTGGAGGAGTCTTAATTAAGATAGGTACTACCTTACAAGAGAGAGGGATTTACTTGCTTTCAGAGAGTGGTGCTCGAAGGGAGATTGCCTGCAGAGGCTGGGAGCACTTTAAATCAGCTCGGCAAAGCTAA
- a CDS encoding 50S ribosomal protein L1, which produces MTVGLDALRRAIEEAKREAKPRKFRQSVELIVNVKDVSMKQPEAKLNEAIALPHVSKEGAAKVCVIAEGDMAIKARGVADMVIGKDEVAKAQGDKRYAKQLAKSFDFFIAQADLMPLIGRALGPALGPRGKMPTPLPSTADPAPLVKKLQSSVRVRMKDVPVIQCSIGFEDMPTEELAENAKAVIDSIEEKLKIPHRLGDVYVKLTMSPPVRVKAD; this is translated from the coding sequence ATGACAGTGGGACTCGACGCCTTAAGGAGGGCTATTGAGGAGGCCAAGAGAGAGGCGAAGCCTAGGAAGTTTAGACAGTCAGTAGAGCTAATCGTTAACGTAAAGGACGTGTCCATGAAGCAGCCGGAGGCTAAGCTGAATGAGGCTATCGCGCTTCCCCATGTGTCGAAGGAGGGGGCCGCTAAGGTATGCGTCATAGCCGAGGGGGACATGGCGATTAAGGCTAGAGGGGTTGCCGACATGGTAATCGGGAAGGATGAAGTGGCTAAAGCCCAGGGGGACAAGCGGTACGCTAAGCAACTAGCTAAGAGCTTCGACTTCTTCATAGCCCAGGCGGACTTAATGCCCCTCATAGGCCGAGCACTAGGCCCAGCCCTGGGGCCTAGGGGGAAGATGCCTACGCCGCTACCAAGCACTGCTGACCCAGCGCCCTTAGTAAAGAAGCTGCAGAGCTCTGTGAGGGTTAGGATGAAGGACGTCCCAGTGATTCAGTGTAGCATAGGCTTTGAGGACATGCCTACCGAGGAGCTTGCTGAAAACGCTAAGGCAGTGATAGACAGCATAGAAGAGAAGCTAAAGATACCTCACAGGCTGGGGGATGTATACGTGAAACTAACCATGAGCCCGCCCGTGAGGGTGAAGGCTGATTGA
- the argF gene encoding ornithine carbamoyltransferase, whose amino-acid sequence MKPGWLRGRDLLTLQDYSSEEITQLLELSRRLKEDPSFLGEPLKGKCVALVFERPSTRTRVSLEVAISQLGGRALYLLASETQLSRGEAVGDMAKVMDRYVDAVAARVRSHRWLEEYARFSRKPVINALSDLHHPLQALADLLTIWEVKGRLRGIRLAYVGDGGANTCHSLLIVCSKLGVDVVVACPSQYRPMSSVLKEVELNALQSGSRVEVVEDPEVAVRGADVVYTDVFVSMGKEEEMEARRKVFLPRYQVRPELVKLAKDDYVFMHCLPAHRGEEVVDEVIDDPSHSVVWDQAENRLYTAKAVLASLI is encoded by the coding sequence ATGAAACCAGGGTGGCTTAGGGGGAGAGATCTACTAACTCTCCAAGACTACTCCAGCGAAGAAATTACGCAGCTCCTAGAGTTATCGCGTAGACTTAAAGAGGACCCAAGCTTCTTGGGGGAGCCTTTAAAGGGTAAGTGCGTGGCCTTAGTCTTCGAGAGGCCTTCGACTAGGACTAGAGTATCGCTAGAAGTAGCTATAAGCCAGCTAGGGGGCAGGGCCCTATACCTATTAGCTTCAGAAACCCAGCTCAGCCGAGGCGAGGCCGTGGGGGACATGGCCAAGGTGATGGATAGGTATGTAGATGCCGTGGCAGCTAGGGTTAGGAGCCATAGATGGCTTGAAGAATACGCTCGCTTCTCGCGGAAGCCCGTCATAAACGCTCTGAGCGACCTACACCACCCTCTTCAGGCTCTAGCTGATCTACTAACTATTTGGGAAGTTAAGGGAAGGTTGAGGGGGATTAGGCTAGCCTACGTAGGCGATGGAGGGGCTAATACTTGTCATAGCCTATTAATCGTCTGCTCTAAGCTAGGAGTGGACGTCGTGGTGGCCTGCCCCTCTCAGTACAGGCCTATGAGCAGTGTGCTTAAGGAGGTTGAGCTCAATGCTCTTCAGAGCGGGTCTAGGGTAGAGGTTGTCGAGGATCCAGAAGTAGCGGTAAGAGGGGCTGACGTGGTGTATACAGATGTTTTCGTTAGCATGGGGAAGGAGGAGGAGATGGAGGCTAGGAGGAAGGTCTTCTTGCCGCGCTACCAAGTGAGACCCGAGCTAGTAAAGCTAGCTAAAGACGACTACGTCTTCATGCACTGCCTTCCAGCCCATCGAGGGGAAGAAGTGGTTGACGAGGTCATAGACGATCCAAGCCACTCAGTCGTCTGGGACCAGGCTGAGAATAGGCTCTATACCGCTAAAGCAGTGCTTGCTTCACTCATTTAG
- the ftsY gene encoding signal recognition particle-docking protein FtsY, whose product MFDRLKQGLRSFVETLSTKQLSEEDLRSSLDQLFFKLVESDVAVLVAEAMIERLQGELAGVRVKRTAKVEEVVKESLRKVLIELLSTAERVDFLGEAAKARGRREVFKVVLLGPNGHGKTLTAAKLARLLLKHGYAVVLACSDTFRAGAEEQLEEHAKRLGVRLVKHRYGADPAAVAFDAVAHARAKGLHAVIVDTAGRMQTDRSLMDEVKKVVRVIDPHLKVFVGDALVGNDALDQAEKFNEAVGIDGSILTKVDADAKGGAAVSIVYATRKPILFLGTGQGYDDLVPFDAKWFVDRLLGG is encoded by the coding sequence ATGTTCGATAGGCTTAAGCAGGGCCTACGCTCCTTCGTAGAGACGCTGAGCACTAAACAGCTAAGCGAGGAGGACTTAAGAAGCTCTCTAGACCAGCTTTTCTTCAAGCTAGTCGAGAGCGACGTAGCAGTGCTGGTCGCTGAGGCTATGATTGAGAGGCTTCAGGGAGAATTGGCCGGAGTGAGAGTAAAGCGTACGGCTAAGGTGGAAGAGGTGGTGAAGGAGAGCCTTAGGAAGGTGCTTATAGAGCTGCTAAGCACAGCTGAACGAGTAGACTTCCTAGGCGAGGCAGCCAAGGCGAGGGGGAGGAGGGAAGTGTTTAAGGTAGTCCTCCTCGGCCCTAATGGGCACGGGAAGACCTTGACAGCAGCTAAGCTAGCTAGGCTTCTCCTTAAGCATGGGTACGCTGTAGTTCTAGCGTGTAGCGATACCTTCAGGGCCGGGGCTGAGGAACAACTTGAGGAGCACGCCAAGAGGTTGGGTGTACGCTTAGTTAAGCATCGCTACGGGGCAGATCCTGCTGCCGTAGCCTTTGACGCAGTTGCTCACGCTAGAGCCAAGGGACTCCACGCAGTCATAGTAGACACAGCCGGCAGGATGCAGACAGACAGGTCGCTAATGGACGAAGTTAAGAAGGTCGTCAGGGTTATCGATCCCCACCTAAAGGTGTTCGTGGGAGATGCGCTCGTTGGCAATGATGCGCTCGATCAAGCTGAGAAGTTTAATGAGGCCGTGGGGATAGATGGCAGCATCTTAACTAAGGTAGACGCAGACGCAAAGGGCGGTGCTGCAGTATCTATTGTATACGCCACCCGTAAGCCTATACTATTTCTGGGGACCGGGCAGGGCTACGATGATTTAGTCCCCTTCGACGCTAAGTGGTTTGTAGATAGGCTCCTTGGAGGGTAG